A single Streptomyces sp. 2114.4 DNA region contains:
- a CDS encoding class F sortase — protein MSPTDPTEAAPGQPAAARRPRWGVLALAGLIGIGMVRQGLSGEADGPPQPGAGTALFPGDLPPGGPAPPPLPRSAPARVAIPSIEVSAPLMPLGLDKDGWIAAPPSDAPRLAGWYTHAPTPGENGTAVIVGHVDSRGGPAVFYGLGALEKGRTIRVTREDGRTAVFEVYGIQVFDKRKFPARKVYGPTGRPELRVLTCGGAYEAGSGYAGNVVVFARMTESG, from the coding sequence ATGAGCCCGACGGACCCGACGGAAGCGGCTCCCGGGCAGCCGGCGGCCGCACGCCGGCCCAGGTGGGGCGTGCTGGCGCTGGCCGGGCTCATCGGCATCGGCATGGTGCGCCAGGGGCTGTCCGGTGAGGCCGACGGGCCGCCGCAGCCGGGGGCCGGCACCGCCCTCTTCCCCGGCGACCTCCCGCCCGGCGGTCCCGCGCCGCCGCCGCTGCCCCGCTCCGCCCCCGCCCGGGTGGCGATTCCGTCGATCGAGGTGTCGGCCCCGCTGATGCCGCTGGGCCTGGACAAGGACGGCTGGATCGCGGCACCGCCGTCCGACGCCCCCCGGCTGGCGGGCTGGTACACGCACGCACCGACCCCGGGAGAGAACGGCACCGCCGTCATCGTCGGACATGTCGACAGCCGCGGCGGGCCCGCCGTCTTCTACGGGCTGGGCGCCCTGGAGAAGGGCCGGACGATCCGGGTGACCCGTGAGGACGGTCGGACCGCGGTCTTCGAGGTCTACGGCATCCAGGTCTTCGACAAGCGGAAGTTCCCCGCCCGGAAGGTCTACGGCCCCACCGGACGCCCCGAACTGCGCGTCCTGACCTGCGGCGGCGCCTACGAGGCGGGGTCCGGCTACGCGGGCAATGTGGTGGTCTTCGCGCGGATGACGGAGTCCGGCTAG
- a CDS encoding LLM class flavin-dependent oxidoreductase — MSVGLGLPIGDPAQLLSWARRAEATPFSTVALLDRLVFGNPEPLITLATLAGATSRIRLQTEVLLAPLHRTTLLAKQAATLDLLSGSRFTLGIGTGGRDDDYLAAGVDLRTRGRRLDRQLATLRRVWSGAPLSEDIGPIGPAPARPGGPEVLFGGFVPAVVERVARWGDGFLGAALPAPQMDGLFRAVETAWSRAGRTGRPRLLAQVNVALGPEPTLDRAREELTAYYRPSSYTDHVVKGLLTTGTQIREAVAAFRAIGADEVMLYCWSPDPDQVERLADAVFPAP; from the coding sequence ATGTCCGTAGGCCTTGGCCTCCCCATCGGCGACCCCGCACAGCTGCTGAGCTGGGCCCGGCGCGCCGAAGCCACCCCCTTCAGCACGGTCGCCCTCCTCGACCGGCTGGTGTTCGGCAACCCCGAGCCACTGATCACGCTGGCCACCCTCGCCGGCGCCACCTCCCGGATCCGGCTGCAGACCGAGGTGCTGCTCGCCCCGCTGCACCGTACGACGCTGCTCGCCAAGCAGGCCGCCACGCTCGATCTGCTGTCCGGCTCCCGCTTCACCCTCGGCATCGGTACCGGCGGACGCGACGACGACTATCTGGCCGCCGGCGTCGACCTGCGCACCCGCGGCCGGCGGCTCGACCGGCAGCTGGCCACCCTGCGCCGCGTCTGGTCCGGTGCACCGCTCTCCGAGGACATCGGTCCGATCGGTCCCGCTCCCGCGCGGCCCGGTGGGCCCGAGGTGCTGTTCGGCGGTTTTGTGCCCGCCGTGGTGGAACGCGTGGCCCGCTGGGGCGACGGGTTCCTCGGCGCCGCGCTCCCGGCCCCGCAGATGGACGGCCTGTTCCGTGCGGTCGAGACGGCCTGGTCCCGGGCCGGCCGTACGGGCCGGCCCCGGCTGCTGGCCCAGGTCAATGTCGCCCTCGGCCCGGAGCCGACCCTCGACCGGGCCCGCGAGGAACTGACCGCGTACTACCGGCCGAGCAGTTACACCGACCATGTCGTGAAGGGGCTGCTCACCACCGGGACACAGATCCGCGAGGCGGTGGCCGCGTTCCGGGCGATCGGCGCCGACGAAGTGATGCTCTACTGCTGGTCCCCGGACCCGGACCAGGTCGAGCGGCTGGCTGACGCGGTGTTCCCGGCGCCGTAG
- a CDS encoding GAF domain-containing protein yields the protein MSDRAIDGAIRSDRDNRATAHRLATVHEAVLAGEMTPGRTSAAPRPVIGESWRRMQVSGVDPDRDRPQIPLPVAELEQRRQLSPLAGVLPMLSEQLLPAADAAQQIMVVTDAEGRVLWREGSAPVRRMADRLGFDKGADWTEDVVGTNAIGTALVAGRPVLVHSAEHFVRSHHQWTCAAAPLHDPRDGRLLGTVDLSGPAASFHPTTLSLVSAVARLAEGELRTRHHLSLERLRSSAAPVLARIGGRALAVDPSGWVVGVAGLTPPDRVALPKAPEAGPLWLPRYGMCALEPLPGGWLIRVGGQERDTGPSRVVLDVSGRDGSTVTVSGPAGSWSHELTPRHAELLFVLAAHPQGRSAAELARDLFGDDSRTVTVRAELSRLRRHLASVLAHRPYRFADGVEVELRLPPRPDRLLPQSSAPAVAAARLG from the coding sequence GTGAGCGACAGAGCGATCGACGGCGCCATCCGGTCGGACCGGGACAACCGCGCCACCGCACACCGTCTCGCCACGGTCCACGAAGCGGTGCTCGCGGGCGAGATGACGCCGGGCCGGACGTCCGCGGCACCGCGCCCGGTGATCGGTGAATCCTGGCGCCGGATGCAGGTATCGGGCGTCGACCCGGACCGGGACCGCCCCCAGATCCCCCTTCCGGTCGCGGAGCTGGAGCAGCGCCGGCAGCTGTCCCCACTGGCGGGGGTGCTGCCGATGCTCAGCGAGCAGCTGTTACCGGCCGCCGACGCCGCACAGCAGATCATGGTCGTCACCGACGCCGAGGGCCGGGTGCTGTGGCGCGAGGGCAGTGCGCCGGTCCGGCGGATGGCCGACCGGCTGGGCTTCGACAAGGGCGCCGACTGGACGGAGGACGTCGTCGGCACCAACGCCATCGGCACGGCGCTGGTGGCCGGCCGGCCGGTGCTGGTGCACTCCGCGGAGCATTTCGTCCGCAGCCACCACCAGTGGACATGTGCCGCGGCGCCGCTCCACGACCCGCGCGACGGGCGCCTGTTGGGCACGGTGGACCTCAGCGGTCCGGCGGCCTCCTTCCACCCCACGACGCTCTCGCTGGTGTCCGCCGTCGCCCGGCTCGCCGAGGGCGAGCTGCGCACCCGCCACCACCTGTCCCTGGAACGGCTGCGGTCGAGCGCCGCACCGGTGCTGGCGCGGATCGGCGGGCGGGCGCTGGCCGTCGACCCGAGCGGCTGGGTCGTGGGGGTGGCGGGCCTGACGCCGCCGGACCGGGTGGCGCTGCCCAAGGCGCCCGAGGCCGGGCCGCTGTGGCTGCCGCGGTACGGCATGTGTGCCCTGGAGCCGTTACCCGGCGGCTGGCTCATCCGGGTCGGGGGCCAGGAGCGGGACACCGGGCCGAGCCGGGTGGTGCTGGACGTCAGCGGCCGGGACGGCTCGACGGTCACCGTCAGCGGACCGGCCGGCAGCTGGTCGCACGAGCTGACCCCGCGCCATGCCGAGCTGCTGTTCGTCCTCGCCGCGCATCCACAGGGGCGCAGCGCCGCCGAACTCGCCCGGGACCTCTTCGGCGACGACAGCCGTACGGTCACGGTGCGCGCCGAGCTGTCCCGGCTGCGCCGCCATCTCGCGAGCGTGCTGGCGCACCGCCCGTACCGCTTCGCGGACGGGGTGGAGGTGGAGCTCCGGCTGCCGCCGCGGCCCGACCGTCTGCTGCCGCAGTCCTCGGCGCCCGCGGTGGCGGCGGCGCGGCTGGGGTGA
- a CDS encoding acyl-CoA dehydrogenase family protein: MAATTHTVTNQPPPLVGYDVFAGDAALTEGITRYVADARLDEVREELSTLGQAAGSAHARRWGEQANTHPPVLRTHDRYGHRIDEVEFHPAWHRLLGHAVTAGLTGAWSRPDGHVRRTAGFLVWTQAEAGHGCPVSMTHAAVPTLRAEPELAAEWEPLLTSRVYDHELRPVAEKGGALAGMAMTEKQGGSDLRALTTRAEPLAASGEYVLTGHKWFCSAPMSDAFLVLARAPGGLTCFLLPRVLPDGSRNSFRIQRLKDKLGNRSNASAEVEFDGESWARRVGEEGRGVATLIEMVAATRLDCVSASAAVMRQAVAQAVHHATYREAFGDRLADKPLMRNVLADLALESEAATTLALRLAAAYDGGTEQERHFLRLAVPVAKYWVTKRCTPMVTEALECLGGNGYVEESGLPRLLREAPLNSIWEGAGNVQALDVLRALRREPEALNAFLTEVGAARGADHRLDRAITGMLTELADLEGIEARARRLAERMALVLQGALLVRHAPPEVADAFCAGRLGGDAGTAFGTLPHTLDLAAVVARARPVADG; this comes from the coding sequence ATGGCAGCCACCACTCACACAGTCACGAACCAGCCTCCGCCGCTGGTCGGATATGACGTCTTCGCCGGCGACGCGGCCCTGACCGAGGGCATCACCCGGTATGTCGCCGACGCCCGGCTCGATGAGGTACGCGAAGAACTGAGCACGCTGGGGCAGGCGGCCGGCTCCGCGCACGCCCGGCGCTGGGGCGAACAGGCCAACACGCACCCGCCCGTCCTGCGCACCCATGACCGCTACGGCCACCGGATCGACGAGGTGGAGTTCCACCCGGCATGGCACCGGCTGCTCGGCCATGCGGTCACGGCCGGCCTGACCGGCGCCTGGTCCCGCCCCGACGGCCATGTCCGCCGCACCGCCGGCTTCCTCGTGTGGACGCAGGCCGAGGCGGGGCACGGCTGCCCGGTGTCGATGACCCATGCTGCGGTGCCCACGCTGCGCGCCGAACCCGAGCTGGCGGCCGAGTGGGAACCGCTGCTGACCTCGCGGGTGTACGACCACGAGCTGCGCCCGGTCGCCGAGAAGGGCGGCGCGCTGGCCGGGATGGCCATGACCGAGAAGCAGGGCGGCAGCGACCTGCGGGCCCTCACCACCCGCGCCGAGCCGCTGGCCGCCTCCGGCGAGTACGTTCTGACCGGTCACAAGTGGTTCTGTTCGGCGCCGATGTCGGACGCCTTCCTGGTGCTGGCCCGCGCGCCGGGAGGGCTCACCTGCTTTCTGCTGCCGCGGGTGCTGCCGGACGGCAGCCGTAACTCCTTCCGCATCCAGCGGCTCAAGGACAAGCTCGGCAACCGCTCGAACGCGTCGGCGGAGGTCGAATTCGACGGGGAGAGCTGGGCGCGCCGGGTCGGCGAGGAGGGACGCGGGGTGGCGACCCTCATCGAGATGGTCGCGGCGACCCGGCTGGACTGTGTCAGTGCGTCGGCGGCGGTGATGCGGCAGGCGGTGGCGCAGGCGGTGCACCACGCCACGTACCGGGAGGCCTTCGGGGACCGGCTGGCCGACAAGCCGCTGATGCGCAATGTGCTGGCCGATCTGGCACTGGAGTCGGAGGCGGCGACGACGCTGGCGCTGCGGCTGGCGGCGGCGTACGACGGCGGCACCGAGCAGGAACGGCACTTTCTGCGGCTGGCGGTGCCGGTGGCGAAGTACTGGGTGACCAAGCGCTGCACACCGATGGTGACCGAGGCGCTGGAGTGCCTGGGCGGCAACGGCTACGTGGAGGAGTCGGGGCTGCCGCGGCTGCTGCGTGAGGCGCCGCTCAACTCGATCTGGGAGGGCGCCGGCAATGTCCAGGCGCTGGACGTCCTGCGGGCCCTGCGGCGCGAACCCGAGGCGCTGAACGCGTTCCTGACCGAGGTCGGGGCGGCACGGGGCGCGGACCACCGGCTGGACCGTGCGATCACGGGGATGCTCACCGAACTCGCCGACCTGGAGGGCATCGAGGCCCGCGCCCGGCGGCTGGCGGAGCGGATGGCGCTGGTTCTCCAGGGGGCTCTGCTGGTGCGCCATGCGCCGCCCGAGGTCGCGGACGCGTTCTGCGCCGGCCGGCTCGGCGGTGACGCGGGCACGGCCTTCGGCACGCTGCCGCACACGCTGGATCTCGCGGCCGTGGTGGCGCGGGCCCGGCCGGTGGCCGACGGCTGA
- a CDS encoding YihY/virulence factor BrkB family protein: MQPANEPTERPAGRLTKARALYRNVSKRRLAWLLLKDTVNSCMKYRVTGLAAEAAFWSLLSLPPLILGLLGVLGYTNAWIGHDTLDSVRRHILGAAGTVLSAKGVNEIARPLLNDVFTGRRPDVISLGFAIALWSGSRAMNVFVDTITIMYGLDGRRGIIKTRLLAFALYLAALVVGAVALPLMVAGPDTVVSWLPAGEHIIRALYWPVVLLLSVAFLTTLYHASVPVRSPWPEDIPGAVVALGMWVLGSFLLRLYLTSTVEGPTIYGSLAAPVAVLLWIGVSAFAVLVGAAMNASLDRVWPSVATAAAREEVARRAAAKAQAAGAGAGAGAQEAGAGDGQGASADGGPGGDGDGGEGGDHGERGGDGDSGEDGAPRRD; this comes from the coding sequence GTGCAGCCGGCAAACGAACCAACCGAGCGGCCCGCGGGCCGTCTGACCAAGGCCCGTGCCCTCTACCGCAACGTTTCCAAACGCCGGCTGGCCTGGCTCCTGCTCAAGGACACCGTCAACTCCTGCATGAAGTACCGCGTCACCGGCCTGGCCGCCGAGGCCGCCTTCTGGAGCCTGCTGTCGCTGCCGCCGCTGATCCTGGGCCTCCTGGGCGTGCTCGGCTACACGAACGCCTGGATCGGGCACGACACGCTCGACAGCGTCCGCCGGCACATCCTCGGCGCGGCCGGCACCGTCCTGTCCGCGAAGGGCGTGAACGAGATCGCCCGGCCGCTGCTCAACGATGTCTTCACCGGCCGCCGCCCGGACGTCATCTCCCTCGGGTTCGCCATCGCCCTGTGGTCCGGGTCCCGGGCGATGAACGTCTTCGTCGACACCATCACCATCATGTACGGGCTCGACGGCCGGCGCGGCATCATCAAGACCCGGCTGCTGGCGTTCGCGCTGTACCTCGCCGCGCTGGTCGTCGGCGCGGTCGCGCTGCCGCTGATGGTCGCCGGACCCGACACCGTCGTGAGCTGGCTGCCGGCCGGCGAGCACATCATCCGGGCGCTGTACTGGCCGGTCGTCCTGCTCCTGTCGGTCGCCTTCCTGACCACGCTCTACCACGCGTCCGTACCGGTCCGTTCGCCCTGGCCGGAGGACATTCCCGGTGCGGTGGTCGCGCTCGGCATGTGGGTGCTCGGCAGCTTCCTGCTGCGGCTCTACCTCACCTCGACGGTCGAGGGGCCCACCATCTACGGCTCACTGGCCGCTCCGGTCGCCGTACTGCTGTGGATCGGGGTGTCCGCCTTCGCGGTGCTGGTCGGGGCCGCGATGAACGCCTCCCTCGACCGGGTGTGGCCGTCGGTCGCCACGGCCGCGGCCCGCGAGGAGGTCGCCCGGCGGGCGGCCGCCAAGGCGCAGGCGGCGGGTGCGGGTGCGGGAGCGGGGGCGCAGGAGGCGGGCGCCGGTGACGGGCAGGGGGCGTCGGCGGACGGGGGACCCGGTGGCGACGGCGACGGCGGCGAGGGCGGTGACCACGGTGAGCGCGGTGGCGACGGCGACAGCGGTGAGGACGGTGCCCCCCGGCGCGACTGA
- a CDS encoding PP2C family protein-serine/threonine phosphatase, giving the protein MAVDNGEQRTDARVLPALPYVVMAVVTTVDLTAGPEVGFLPLVSLGPAFAGLVGGWRRTAVVGLTAFVLCVGLGVYNGLFESRRGLTALLSVAGVTAAGVVAAVMRQRREAELASVRSIAEVAQRVLLRPVPRGAGPLRIAVSYTSAVAEARIGGDLYEVVTSPAGVRIIVGDVQGKGLEAVESAAVVLGAFREAAHDEPDLPAVGERVERALNRHLSGERFVTAVLAEIGDGPRATLLNFGHPAPLVVRPTGSVAFAAPPDRALPLGLSLHGSVAPLPYEVPFTPGDQLLFYTDGVTEARDAVGRFYPLDERAALLKDPDPETALRAVREDLVGHAEGPLHDDAAMLLVRYRGAR; this is encoded by the coding sequence TTGGCCGTGGACAACGGGGAGCAGCGCACCGACGCCCGGGTGCTGCCCGCGCTTCCGTATGTGGTCATGGCCGTGGTCACCACGGTCGACCTCACCGCGGGCCCGGAGGTCGGGTTTCTGCCGCTGGTATCGCTGGGCCCGGCGTTCGCCGGGCTGGTCGGCGGCTGGCGGCGGACCGCCGTGGTCGGGCTGACGGCGTTCGTGCTCTGCGTCGGCCTGGGCGTCTACAACGGTCTGTTCGAGAGCCGGCGCGGGCTGACCGCGCTGCTCTCGGTGGCCGGGGTGACCGCGGCCGGGGTGGTCGCCGCGGTGATGCGGCAGCGGCGCGAGGCGGAGCTGGCCAGCGTCCGGTCCATCGCCGAGGTCGCCCAGCGGGTGCTGCTGCGCCCGGTGCCGCGCGGCGCGGGCCCGCTGCGGATCGCGGTCTCGTACACCTCGGCGGTGGCCGAGGCCCGGATAGGCGGCGATCTGTACGAGGTGGTGACCTCGCCCGCCGGGGTGCGGATCATCGTCGGCGATGTACAGGGCAAGGGACTGGAGGCCGTGGAGAGCGCGGCGGTGGTGCTGGGCGCCTTCCGGGAGGCGGCCCACGACGAACCGGATCTGCCGGCCGTCGGCGAGCGGGTCGAGCGGGCGCTGAACCGCCATCTGTCCGGCGAACGGTTCGTCACGGCGGTGCTCGCCGAGATCGGTGACGGTCCGCGGGCCACCCTGCTGAACTTCGGTCACCCGGCGCCGCTGGTCGTCCGCCCCACCGGTTCGGTGGCCTTCGCCGCGCCGCCCGACCGCGCCCTCCCGCTCGGCCTGAGCCTGCACGGCTCGGTGGCACCCCTCCCCTACGAGGTGCCGTTCACCCCCGGCGACCAACTGCTCTTCTACACCGACGGCGTCACCGAGGCCCGCGACGCGGTGGGCCGCTTCTACCCCCTCGACGAGCGCGCCGCGCTGCTCAAGGACCCCGACCCGGAGACCGCGCTGCGCGCCGTGCGCGAGGATCTGGTCGGGCATGCCGAGGGGCCGCTGCACGACGACGCGGCGATGCTGCTGGTCCGCTACCGCGGGGCCCGCTGA
- a CDS encoding NAD-dependent epimerase/dehydratase family protein, translating to MRVLVTGGAGFIGSQVVEALVARGHEPVVFDALLPSAHPGPPPPRPGARSVVADVRDRAAVDEALRGVRAVCHQAAMVGLGKDFADAPDYVGCNDLGTAVLLAAMAGAGVRELVLAGSMVVYGEGRYTCPVHGVVRPGPRAVAELDAGQFEPRCPQCGAALRPGLVGEDAPTDPRNVYAATKLAQEHLAASWARATGGRAVALRYHNVYGPGMPRDTPYAGVASFFRSALARGAAPTVYEDGGQRRDFVHVRDVATANAVALEALPDRAAGTLTAYNTGSGVPHTVGEMARTLAHACGGPAPVVTGEYRLGDVRHITASSQRIADDLGWRAATGFTEGMREFAREGMRAAPTG from the coding sequence ATGCGTGTACTGGTCACCGGCGGCGCCGGATTCATCGGATCGCAGGTAGTCGAAGCGCTCGTGGCGCGCGGGCACGAGCCTGTCGTGTTCGATGCGCTGCTGCCCTCGGCCCACCCCGGGCCCCCGCCGCCACGCCCCGGAGCGCGGTCCGTCGTCGCCGACGTACGGGACCGGGCGGCGGTCGACGAGGCCTTGCGGGGCGTGCGGGCGGTCTGCCACCAGGCGGCGATGGTAGGGCTGGGCAAGGACTTCGCGGACGCGCCGGACTACGTCGGCTGCAACGACCTGGGCACCGCGGTCCTGCTGGCCGCGATGGCCGGGGCCGGGGTGCGCGAGCTGGTGCTCGCCGGGTCGATGGTGGTCTACGGGGAGGGCCGCTACACCTGCCCCGTCCACGGGGTGGTGCGGCCCGGCCCACGGGCGGTGGCCGAGCTGGACGCCGGGCAGTTCGAGCCACGCTGCCCGCAGTGCGGCGCCGCGCTGCGGCCGGGGCTGGTCGGCGAGGACGCGCCCACCGATCCGCGCAACGTCTACGCGGCCACCAAGCTCGCCCAGGAACATCTGGCCGCCTCCTGGGCCCGCGCCACCGGCGGCCGGGCCGTCGCGCTGCGCTACCACAACGTCTACGGGCCCGGGATGCCGCGGGACACCCCGTACGCGGGGGTGGCCTCCTTCTTCCGCTCGGCGCTGGCCCGCGGCGCGGCGCCGACCGTCTACGAAGACGGCGGCCAGCGGCGGGACTTCGTCCATGTGCGGGACGTCGCCACGGCCAACGCGGTCGCCCTGGAGGCTCTGCCGGACCGGGCGGCGGGCACCCTGACCGCGTACAACACGGGCAGCGGAGTGCCGCACACCGTCGGCGAGATGGCGCGGACCCTGGCCCACGCCTGCGGCGGACCGGCGCCCGTGGTGACGGGGGAGTACCGGCTCGGCGACGTACGGCACATCACCGCCTCGTCGCAGCGGATCGCCGACGACCTCGGCTGGCGGGCGGCGACCGGATTCACCGAGGGGATGCGGGAGTTCGCCCGGGAGGGGATGAGGGCGGCGCCGACGGGGTGA
- a CDS encoding glycosyltransferase family 2 protein, whose product MTHSPPPTPRTASVDVVLPCLDEAAALPWVLARIPAGWRAIVVDNGSTDGSAEIARGLGATVVHEPRRGFGAACHAGLLAADADIVCFCDCDASLDPALLIPFVRAVHEGESDLVLGRRRPQGRGAWPPHARLGNLALAHMLRRRTGLRLHDLGPLRAARRGELLGLGLTDRRSGYPLQMVVRAADAGWRVDEREVPYRPRTGRSKVTGTWRGTWHAVRDMRTVLHQPPPPPRTEETAR is encoded by the coding sequence GTGACCCACTCCCCTCCTCCCACCCCCCGAACCGCCTCGGTGGATGTCGTCCTGCCCTGCCTCGACGAGGCCGCCGCGCTGCCCTGGGTGCTGGCCCGGATCCCGGCCGGCTGGCGGGCGATCGTCGTGGACAACGGCTCCACCGACGGCTCGGCCGAGATCGCCCGCGGTCTGGGCGCCACCGTGGTGCACGAACCGCGCCGCGGGTTCGGCGCCGCCTGCCATGCCGGACTGCTGGCCGCCGACGCCGACATCGTCTGCTTCTGCGACTGCGACGCCTCCCTCGACCCCGCGCTGCTCATCCCGTTCGTCCGCGCCGTCCACGAGGGCGAGAGCGACCTGGTGCTGGGCCGCCGCCGTCCCCAGGGACGCGGCGCCTGGCCGCCGCACGCCCGGCTCGGCAACCTCGCCCTCGCCCATATGCTGCGCCGCCGTACCGGACTGCGGCTGCACGACCTCGGGCCGCTGCGCGCCGCCCGGCGCGGCGAACTGCTCGGCCTCGGCCTCACCGACCGCCGCAGCGGCTACCCCCTGCAGATGGTCGTCCGGGCCGCCGACGCGGGCTGGCGGGTCGACGAACGCGAGGTGCCCTACCGGCCGCGCACCGGCCGTTCCAAGGTCACCGGCACCTGGCGCGGCACCTGGCACGCGGTGCGCGATATGCGCACCGTCCTGCACCAGCCCCCGCCCCCGCCCCGTACCGAGGAGACCGCCCGATGA
- a CDS encoding DUF2064 domain-containing protein — MTAPAHRPERPGPTTLLVIAKEPVPGRVKTRLTPPFTPGEAAELAEAALYDTLQAVRATSARRRVVVLDGCPGHWLPDGFEVRQQEPGGLDERLAAAFAGSTGPTLLIGMDTPQVTPQLLAPATDFDAWDDCDAWFGAAEDGGFWALGLAAPDPRLLRGVPMSTGRTGAAQRARLTAAGLRVRDLPPLRDVDTADDAERVAAAAPGGRFAATLARLTPVTGR; from the coding sequence ATGACCGCACCCGCCCACCGTCCGGAGCGTCCCGGGCCGACGACACTCCTGGTCATCGCCAAGGAACCGGTGCCCGGCCGGGTCAAGACCCGCCTGACCCCGCCCTTCACCCCCGGCGAGGCCGCCGAGCTGGCCGAGGCCGCGCTGTACGACACCCTCCAGGCCGTCCGCGCCACATCCGCCCGGCGGCGGGTGGTCGTCCTCGACGGCTGTCCGGGTCACTGGCTGCCGGACGGCTTCGAGGTCCGGCAGCAGGAGCCCGGAGGCCTCGACGAACGCCTGGCCGCGGCCTTCGCCGGCAGCACGGGCCCGACCCTGCTCATCGGCATGGACACCCCGCAGGTCACCCCGCAACTCCTCGCCCCCGCAACGGACTTCGACGCCTGGGACGACTGCGACGCCTGGTTCGGCGCGGCCGAGGACGGCGGATTCTGGGCGCTCGGCCTGGCCGCCCCCGACCCCCGGCTGCTGCGCGGCGTCCCCATGTCCACCGGCCGCACCGGCGCCGCCCAGCGCGCGCGGCTGACCGCCGCCGGGCTCCGGGTGCGGGACCTGCCGCCCTTGCGGGACGTCGACACCGCCGACGACGCGGAGCGGGTCGCGGCCGCGGCCCCCGGTGGACGGTTCGCCGCCACCCTCGCCCGCTTGACCCCGGTCACCGGCCGATGA
- a CDS encoding bifunctional 2-polyprenyl-6-hydroxyphenol methylase/3-demethylubiquinol 3-O-methyltransferase UbiG produces MPPTAQTDRCDTVTWGADPYAEALRRGRGPLFLRRSDGWLLPLEVERWCAGADAADLSALRRCEGAVLDIGCGPGRLVAALAAQGRPALGIDVSTAAVSRTAAAGGSALHRSVFDSLPKEGSWGTALLLDGNIGIGGDPYALLTRTAELVGRHGLLIVETTAADLDEQVQVRVERGDHPGPGERPAPGEPFPWARVGAPALLRYADAAGWTPVEQWTVTDRAGQGPDAARCFVSLRRRGAPRSRR; encoded by the coding sequence ATGCCGCCCACGGCACAGACCGACCGGTGCGACACCGTCACCTGGGGCGCCGACCCGTACGCCGAGGCGCTGCGCCGCGGCCGCGGCCCGCTCTTCCTGCGGCGCAGCGACGGCTGGCTGCTGCCGCTGGAGGTCGAGCGCTGGTGCGCCGGGGCGGACGCCGCCGACCTGTCGGCGCTGCGCCGCTGCGAGGGCGCCGTCCTCGACATCGGCTGCGGCCCCGGCCGGCTGGTCGCCGCGCTCGCCGCCCAGGGCCGGCCGGCGCTCGGCATCGACGTCAGCACGGCCGCGGTGTCCCGCACCGCGGCGGCCGGCGGCTCCGCACTGCACCGCTCCGTCTTCGACTCCCTGCCGAAGGAGGGGAGTTGGGGCACCGCCCTGCTCCTCGACGGCAACATCGGCATCGGTGGCGACCCGTACGCCCTGCTCACCCGCACCGCGGAACTGGTCGGCCGGCACGGTCTGCTGATCGTGGAGACCACCGCGGCGGACCTCGACGAACAGGTCCAGGTCAGGGTGGAGCGGGGTGACCACCCGGGCCCGGGGGAGCGGCCCGCGCCGGGCGAGCCGTTCCCCTGGGCCCGGGTCGGCGCCCCCGCGCTGCTGCGCTACGCGGACGCCGCCGGCTGGACCCCCGTCGAGCAGTGGACCGTCACGGACCGGGCCGGTCAGGGTCCGGACGCCGCACGCTGCTTCGTCTCGCTGCGCCGCCGGGGTGCCCCGCGCAGCCGCCGCTGA